One stretch of Pseudoxanthomonas sp. Root65 DNA includes these proteins:
- the ilvC gene encoding ketol-acid reductoisomerase yields the protein MTTANALPQPKIAVVGYGSQGRAHALNLRDSGFDVTVGLRPGGPTEAKAEADGFVVKAPADAVKDADLVAVLTPDMVQKKLYADVLAPNMKQGAVLLFAHGLNVHFGMIEPRADLDVVLVAPKGPGALVRREYEIGRGVPCIYAVHQDKSGKAEQFALAYAGGLGGARANIIRTTFKEETETDLFGEQAVLCGGASSLVQAGFETLVEAGYQPEIAYYEVLHELKLIVDLFYEGGITRMLEFISETAQYGDFVSGPRVIDASVKARMKDVLTDIQNGTFTRNWQAEYDAGLPNYKKFQQADKDHPIEKVGRELRAKMVWLQANAAQPDTDEQAAA from the coding sequence ATGACCACCGCCAACGCTCTCCCGCAACCCAAGATCGCCGTCGTCGGCTACGGCAGCCAGGGCCGCGCGCATGCGCTGAACCTGCGCGATTCTGGCTTCGACGTCACCGTCGGCCTGCGCCCGGGCGGCCCGACCGAGGCGAAAGCGGAAGCCGATGGCTTCGTGGTCAAGGCACCGGCCGACGCGGTGAAGGACGCCGACCTGGTCGCGGTGCTGACGCCGGACATGGTGCAGAAGAAGCTCTACGCCGACGTGCTGGCGCCGAACATGAAGCAGGGCGCGGTACTGTTGTTCGCGCACGGCCTGAACGTCCACTTCGGCATGATCGAACCGCGCGCCGACCTGGACGTGGTGCTGGTGGCGCCCAAGGGTCCGGGTGCGCTGGTGCGCCGCGAGTACGAGATCGGCCGCGGTGTGCCGTGCATCTACGCCGTGCACCAGGACAAGAGCGGGAAGGCCGAGCAGTTCGCGCTGGCCTACGCCGGCGGCCTGGGCGGCGCGCGCGCCAACATCATCAGGACCACCTTCAAGGAAGAGACGGAGACCGACCTGTTCGGCGAGCAGGCCGTGCTGTGCGGCGGTGCGTCGTCGCTGGTGCAGGCCGGCTTCGAGACGCTGGTGGAAGCCGGCTACCAGCCGGAGATCGCCTACTACGAGGTGCTGCACGAACTGAAGCTGATCGTCGATCTGTTCTACGAAGGCGGCATCACCCGCATGCTGGAGTTCATCTCCGAAACCGCGCAGTACGGCGATTTCGTCAGCGGCCCGCGCGTCATCGATGCCTCGGTGAAGGCGCGCATGAAGGACGTGCTGACCGACATCCAGAACGGCACCTTCACCCGCAACTGGCAGGCCGAGTACGACGCCGGCCTGCCGAACTACAAGAAGTTCCAGCAGGCCGACAAGGACCACCCGATCGAGAAGGTCGGCAGGGAGCTGCGCGCGAAGATGGTGTGGCTGCAGGCCAACGCCGCGCAACCCGATACAGACGAGCAGGCCGCCGCATGA
- the ilvG gene encoding acetolactate synthase 2 catalytic subunit, translating to MNAAAATAPRNGARWLAHALETEGVDTLFGYPGGTIMPFYDALVDSRLKHILVRHEQGAALAANGYARASGKVGVCVATSGPGASNLVTGIADAMLDSVPMVCLTGQVATTLMGTDAFQELDVFGLTLPIVKHSFIVRRVDDLPAVVADAFRIAREGRPGPVLIDLPKDVQMADASHLPDHVPASVDPLPAPDDAKLADALAAIAGAEKPLIYGGGGIGIADAVEAFRQFVDATKIPTVLTLRGLGALPASHPHYLGMLGMHGTRAANMATQECDLLIVVGARFDDRATGKLAEFAPFARVLHIDADAYEIGKLRTADIAVPGDVATSLKALTAARSTCDAWRTRCLGHRERFGFRYDAPGTDIYAPGLLKRLSEVAPADAIVACDVGQHQMWVAQHCKFTHPRNHLTSGALGTMGFGLPAAMGAQFACPDRTVILVNGDGGFMMNVQELATIARCKLPVKIVLIDNSALGMVRQWQELFFAERYSEIDLSDNPDFAALARVFGIPAYHISQRDEVEGALADLLATPGPALLHVTIDIKANVWPLVPPNHANSSMLDANPAKQSAEPAVTADGPEKKNALPA from the coding sequence ATGAACGCTGCTGCGGCCACTGCTCCGCGCAATGGCGCCCGCTGGCTGGCCCACGCCCTGGAAACCGAGGGCGTAGACACGCTGTTCGGCTATCCCGGCGGCACCATCATGCCGTTCTATGACGCGCTGGTGGATTCGCGGCTGAAGCACATCCTCGTACGCCACGAACAGGGTGCGGCGCTGGCCGCCAACGGCTATGCCCGCGCCAGCGGCAAGGTCGGCGTCTGCGTGGCCACCTCCGGTCCTGGCGCGTCGAACCTGGTGACCGGCATCGCCGACGCGATGCTGGACTCGGTGCCGATGGTTTGCCTGACCGGCCAGGTCGCCACCACGCTGATGGGCACCGACGCATTCCAGGAACTGGACGTGTTCGGCCTGACCCTGCCGATCGTCAAGCACAGCTTCATCGTGCGGCGCGTGGACGACCTGCCGGCGGTCGTGGCCGATGCCTTCCGCATCGCGCGCGAGGGACGTCCCGGCCCGGTATTGATCGATCTGCCGAAGGACGTGCAGATGGCCGATGCCTCGCATCTGCCCGACCACGTGCCGGCCAGCGTCGACCCGCTGCCGGCGCCGGACGATGCGAAGTTGGCCGACGCGCTGGCGGCCATCGCCGGCGCCGAGAAACCGTTGATCTACGGCGGCGGCGGCATCGGCATCGCCGATGCGGTCGAGGCCTTCCGCCAGTTCGTCGACGCCACGAAGATCCCCACCGTGCTGACGCTGCGCGGCCTGGGCGCGCTGCCGGCCAGCCATCCGCACTACCTGGGCATGCTGGGCATGCACGGCACGCGGGCGGCCAACATGGCCACCCAGGAATGCGATCTGCTGATCGTGGTCGGCGCGCGCTTCGACGACCGCGCCACCGGCAAGCTCGCCGAGTTCGCGCCGTTCGCCCGCGTGCTGCACATCGACGCCGACGCCTACGAGATCGGCAAGCTGCGCACCGCCGACATCGCGGTGCCCGGCGACGTCGCCACCAGCCTGAAGGCGCTGACGGCCGCACGCAGCACCTGCGACGCCTGGCGCACGCGTTGCCTGGGCCACCGCGAGCGTTTCGGCTTCCGTTACGACGCGCCCGGCACCGACATCTACGCGCCCGGCCTGCTGAAGCGGCTGAGCGAAGTGGCGCCGGCCGATGCGATCGTCGCCTGCGACGTGGGCCAGCACCAGATGTGGGTGGCGCAGCACTGCAAGTTCACCCATCCGCGCAACCACCTGACCAGCGGCGCACTGGGCACCATGGGCTTCGGCCTGCCGGCGGCGATGGGCGCGCAGTTCGCCTGTCCCGACCGCACCGTCATCCTGGTCAATGGCGACGGCGGCTTCATGATGAACGTGCAGGAGCTGGCGACCATCGCCCGCTGCAAGCTGCCGGTGAAGATCGTGCTGATCGACAACAGTGCGCTGGGGATGGTGCGGCAGTGGCAGGAACTGTTCTTCGCCGAGCGCTACAGCGAGATCGACCTGTCCGACAATCCCGACTTCGCCGCGCTGGCGCGCGTGTTCGGCATCCCCGCGTACCACATCAGCCAGCGCGATGAAGTCGAAGGGGCGCTGGCCGACCTGCTGGCCACGCCAGGTCCGGCGTTGCTGCACGTCACCATCGACATCAAGGCGAACGTCTGGCCGCTGGTACCGCCCAACCACGCCAACAGCTCGATGCTGGATGCCAATCCGGCCAAGCAATCCGCCGAGCCTGCCGTCACGGCCGACGGCCCGGAGAAGAAGAATGCGTTACCGGCTTGA
- a CDS encoding ACT domain-containing protein, producing the protein MRYRLELKLKPAEGALVRVLGMIERRGFPPHAVHATHDSEGYWALALVIDSTRAPETLRQQLLKIYDVEELSFSAVQELSRDRRPQDRAA; encoded by the coding sequence ATGCGTTACCGGCTTGAACTCAAGCTCAAACCTGCCGAGGGCGCACTGGTGCGCGTGCTGGGCATGATCGAGCGCCGTGGTTTTCCGCCCCATGCCGTCCATGCCACCCACGACAGCGAAGGCTATTGGGCGCTGGCGCTGGTGATCGACAGTACCCGCGCGCCGGAAACCCTGCGCCAGCAACTGCTCAAGATCTACGACGTCGAGGAACTGTCCTTCAGTGCCGTGCAGGAGCTGAGCCGGGACCGTCGCCCGCAGGACCGCGCCGCATGA
- a CDS encoding threonine dehydratase, protein MPDAGRASASSDPDVGDVVVTVGDVLAAQARLRRYLPPTPMHHAERFGVMLKLENLQRTGSYKVRGALNALLAARERGDQRPVIAASAGNHAQGLAWAAYRLGVQAITVMPHGAPATKIAGVAHWGATVRQHGNSYDEAFAFAKELAEQNGYRFLSAFDDPDVIAGQGTVGIEIAPHTPDVVIVPIGGGGLASGVALALKSQGVRVVGAQVEGVDAMIRAMKGDVSPLDPVASLADGVRVKVPGFITRRLCTQLLDDVVIVREAELRETLVRLALEENLIAEGAGALALAAGRRVAGKRKCAVVSGGNIDAAVLAQLLSDVRPRPPRKPRRRAVEGEPSLAGGRDATRAAASTTPIKTGARRIAAPALATEVHEESIW, encoded by the coding sequence ATGCCTGATGCCGGCCGCGCCAGCGCAAGCAGCGACCCCGACGTAGGCGACGTCGTCGTCACCGTGGGCGACGTGCTGGCCGCGCAGGCGCGGCTCCGCCGCTACCTGCCGCCGACCCCGATGCACCACGCCGAACGTTTCGGCGTGATGCTGAAGCTGGAGAACCTGCAGCGCACCGGCTCGTACAAGGTCCGTGGCGCGCTGAATGCACTGCTGGCCGCGCGCGAACGTGGCGACCAGCGCCCGGTGATCGCCGCGTCCGCCGGCAACCACGCGCAGGGCCTGGCCTGGGCCGCGTATCGCCTGGGCGTGCAGGCGATCACGGTGATGCCGCATGGCGCGCCGGCGACCAAGATCGCCGGCGTCGCGCATTGGGGTGCCACCGTGCGCCAGCACGGCAACAGCTACGACGAAGCCTTCGCCTTCGCCAAAGAACTGGCCGAGCAGAATGGCTACCGCTTCCTGTCCGCGTTCGACGATCCGGACGTGATCGCCGGCCAGGGCACGGTCGGCATCGAAATCGCACCGCACACGCCCGACGTGGTGATCGTGCCGATCGGCGGCGGCGGCCTGGCCTCCGGCGTCGCGCTGGCGCTGAAGTCGCAGGGCGTGCGCGTGGTCGGTGCACAGGTGGAAGGCGTGGATGCGATGATCCGCGCGATGAAGGGCGATGTCTCGCCGCTCGACCCCGTCGCCTCGCTGGCCGACGGCGTGCGCGTCAAGGTGCCCGGCTTCATCACCCGCCGCCTGTGCACGCAGTTGCTGGACGACGTGGTGATCGTGCGCGAGGCCGAGCTGCGCGAGACGCTGGTGCGGCTGGCGCTGGAAGAGAACCTGATCGCCGAGGGCGCCGGTGCGCTGGCGCTGGCCGCCGGTCGTCGCGTCGCCGGCAAGCGCAAGTGCGCCGTGGTGTCCGGCGGTAACATCGACGCCGCCGTGCTGGCGCAGTTGCTGTCCGACGTCCGCCCGCGCCCGCCACGCAAGCCGCGACGCCGCGCCGTGGAGGGCGAGCCTTCGCTTGCGGGCGGCCGCGACGCCACGCGCGCGGCCGCTTCCACCACCCCCATCAAGACGGGCGCACGCCGCATCGCGGCCCCCGCCCTGGCAACAGAAGTACACGAGGAATCCATCTGGTGA
- a CDS encoding 2-isopropylmalate synthase, whose protein sequence is MNTPTPSAPAQIRIFDTTLRDGEQSPGCSMTPQQKLVMARGLAELGVDIIETGFPASSQSDREAHALISRELRETTLAVLSRCLPGDIDTSLRTLSASARPRLHLFLSTSPLHREHKLRMSREQVLQSIDTHVRLARGHVDEIEFSAEDATRTEEDFLHQAIAAAIAAGATTINLPDTVGFTTPEEIRGMFERAIATVPGADNVVFSAHCHNDLGLAVANSLAAIEGGARQVEGSINGIGERAGNCAIEELVMALKVRNAFYNLDTRIDTQRIVPTSQLLSRLVGMPVQRNKAIVGANAFAHESGIHQHGMLRHRGTYEIMQPQDVGWPSSQMVLGRHSGRAAVEQRLRALGYWLEEDELKLVFEQFKALCEKQRVVGDADLQALMQDAAVSDGYRLSSMTISDVGSRANALVELSDPDGNRISETAQGNGPVDALFSALAAATGVQLQLESYQVHSVGIGADARGEASLSVRCDGEDHEGTGTSKDIIEASALAWLDVANRLLRQRRVEQQEVAAA, encoded by the coding sequence GTGAATACGCCAACCCCTTCCGCCCCGGCGCAGATCCGAATTTTCGACACCACCCTGCGCGACGGCGAGCAGTCCCCCGGCTGCAGCATGACGCCGCAGCAGAAGCTGGTGATGGCCCGCGGCCTGGCCGAGCTGGGCGTGGACATCATCGAGACCGGCTTTCCCGCCAGCTCGCAGTCCGATCGCGAGGCACACGCGCTTATCTCGCGCGAGCTGCGCGAGACCACGCTGGCGGTGCTGTCGCGCTGCCTGCCGGGCGACATCGACACCTCGCTGCGCACGTTGTCGGCCTCCGCCCGGCCGCGCCTGCACCTGTTCCTGTCGACCAGCCCGCTGCACCGCGAGCACAAGCTGCGCATGAGCCGCGAGCAGGTGCTGCAATCCATCGACACGCACGTGCGGCTGGCACGCGGGCATGTGGACGAGATCGAGTTTTCGGCCGAGGATGCGACCCGCACCGAAGAAGATTTCCTGCACCAGGCCATCGCCGCCGCCATCGCCGCCGGCGCCACCACCATCAACCTGCCGGATACCGTGGGCTTCACCACGCCGGAGGAGATCCGCGGCATGTTCGAGCGCGCCATCGCCACCGTACCGGGGGCCGACAACGTGGTCTTCAGCGCGCACTGCCACAACGACCTCGGCCTGGCCGTGGCCAACTCGCTGGCCGCCATCGAGGGTGGCGCGCGGCAGGTGGAAGGCTCGATCAACGGCATCGGCGAGCGCGCCGGCAACTGCGCCATCGAGGAACTGGTGATGGCGCTGAAGGTGCGCAATGCCTTCTACAACCTGGACACGCGCATCGACACGCAGCGCATCGTGCCAACCTCGCAGCTGCTGTCGCGGCTGGTCGGCATGCCGGTGCAGCGCAACAAGGCGATCGTCGGCGCCAATGCGTTCGCGCACGAATCCGGCATCCACCAGCACGGCATGCTGCGCCACCGCGGCACCTACGAGATCATGCAGCCGCAGGACGTGGGCTGGCCGTCGTCGCAGATGGTGCTGGGCCGCCATAGCGGTCGCGCCGCCGTCGAACAGCGCCTGCGCGCGCTCGGCTATTGGCTGGAAGAGGACGAGCTGAAGCTGGTGTTCGAGCAGTTCAAGGCGCTGTGCGAGAAGCAGCGCGTGGTCGGCGATGCCGACCTGCAGGCGCTGATGCAGGACGCCGCGGTCAGCGACGGCTACCGGCTGTCATCGATGACCATCAGCGATGTGGGCAGCCGCGCCAACGCGCTGGTCGAACTGTCCGACCCGGACGGCAACCGCATCTCGGAAACCGCGCAGGGCAATGGCCCGGTCGATGCGCTGTTCAGCGCGCTGGCTGCCGCCACCGGCGTGCAGCTGCAACTGGAGAGCTATCAGGTGCACAGCGTCGGCATCGGCGCCGATGCACGCGGCGAAGCCAGCCTGTCGGTGCGCTGCGACGGCGAAGACCACGAAGGCACCGGCACCAGCAAGGACATCATCGAGGCCAGCGCGCTGGCCTGGCTGGACGTGGCGAACCGGCTGCTGCGGCAGCGGCGCGTCGAGCAGCAGGAAGTCGCCGCCGCTTGA
- the leuC gene encoding 3-isopropylmalate dehydratase large subunit, with product MTAPRTLFDKLWDAHVVVPETDAAPAVLYIDLHLIHEVTSPQAFTELASRGLSPRRPDRTKATMDHSTPTLPAGPDGRLPYYTQAAETQVDTLARNCAEHGIELFDMASPNRGIVHVIAPEQGFTLPGMTIVCGDSHTSTHGAFGALAFGIGTSEVGHVLATQCLLQRKPKTMAITVDGALAPGVGAKDIVLHVIGVIGVNGGTGHVIEFRGSAIEALDMEQRMTLCNMSIEAGARAGMVAPDRTTFDWVAKTPRGPKDEAFDSAVAYWTTLRSDEGATFDAEVRIDAADIRPTLTWGTHPGTAIAVDALIPAPADAAAQKGLDYMHLSAGQRLEGTPVDVVFVGSCTNGRLRDMREVAQVLRGRQVAAGVRMLVVPGSEIVKREAEAEGIDRIVRDAGAEWREPGCSMCIAMNGDLVAPGQLAVSTSNRNFEGRQGPGARTLLASPLTAAWAAVNGRVSDPRDLFATQKEVA from the coding sequence ATGACCGCACCACGCACCCTGTTCGACAAACTGTGGGACGCCCACGTCGTCGTCCCCGAGACCGATGCGGCGCCCGCCGTGCTGTACATCGACCTGCACCTGATCCACGAGGTCACCTCGCCGCAGGCGTTCACCGAGCTGGCGTCGCGCGGCCTGTCGCCGCGACGGCCGGACCGCACCAAGGCGACGATGGACCATTCCACGCCGACCCTGCCCGCCGGGCCGGACGGCAGGTTGCCCTATTACACGCAGGCCGCCGAGACGCAGGTCGACACGCTGGCGCGCAACTGCGCCGAGCACGGCATCGAGCTGTTCGACATGGCCTCGCCGAACCGCGGCATCGTCCACGTCATTGCACCTGAGCAGGGTTTCACCCTGCCGGGCATGACCATCGTCTGCGGCGACAGCCACACCAGCACACACGGCGCGTTCGGCGCGCTGGCGTTCGGCATCGGCACCAGCGAAGTCGGCCACGTGCTGGCCACGCAATGCCTGCTGCAGCGCAAGCCGAAGACCATGGCCATCACCGTCGACGGCGCGCTGGCACCGGGCGTGGGCGCCAAGGACATCGTGCTGCACGTGATCGGCGTGATCGGCGTCAATGGCGGCACCGGCCATGTCATCGAGTTCCGCGGCAGCGCCATCGAGGCGTTGGACATGGAGCAGCGCATGACCCTGTGCAACATGTCGATCGAGGCCGGCGCGCGTGCCGGCATGGTGGCGCCGGACCGGACCACGTTCGACTGGGTGGCGAAGACGCCACGCGGCCCGAAGGACGAGGCGTTCGACAGCGCCGTCGCCTACTGGACGACGCTGCGCAGCGACGAAGGCGCCACGTTCGATGCCGAGGTGCGCATCGACGCGGCGGACATCCGCCCGACCCTGACCTGGGGCACGCATCCCGGTACCGCGATCGCGGTGGATGCCCTGATTCCCGCGCCCGCCGACGCAGCGGCGCAGAAAGGCCTGGATTACATGCACCTGAGCGCCGGCCAACGCCTGGAAGGCACACCGGTGGACGTGGTGTTCGTCGGGTCCTGCACCAACGGCCGCCTGCGCGACATGCGCGAAGTGGCGCAGGTGCTGCGTGGCCGCCAGGTCGCCGCCGGCGTGCGCATGCTGGTGGTGCCCGGTTCGGAGATCGTCAAGCGCGAGGCGGAAGCCGAGGGCATCGACCGGATCGTGCGCGACGCGGGCGCCGAATGGCGCGAGCCCGGCTGCTCGATGTGCATCGCGATGAACGGCGACCTGGTGGCACCCGGCCAGTTGGCCGTCAGCACCAGCAACCGCAACTTTGAAGGGCGTCAGGGTCCCGGTGCGCGCACGCTGCTCGCTTCGCCGCTGACGGCGGCGTGGGCGGCGGTCAACGGACGCGTCAGCGATCCGCGCGATCTCTTCGCCACGCAGAAGGAGGTCGCGTGA
- the leuD gene encoding 3-isopropylmalate dehydratase small subunit yields the protein MAGFNEIRSKSVVLAQTNIDTDQIIPARFLSTTERAGLGKHAFNDWRWQADGSPNPAFAFNQPQNSGRQILLAGRNFGCGSSREHAPWALTDLGLRAIVSSEIADIFRNNSLKNGLVPVVLPEATVQALMQRPDDELVVDIAAKELRTPGGDIFSFPLDAFAQTCLLQGVDELGYLLARHPDIEHYEATRHAR from the coding sequence ATGGCCGGTTTCAACGAAATACGCTCGAAGAGCGTGGTACTGGCGCAGACCAACATCGACACCGACCAGATCATCCCGGCGCGCTTCCTGTCGACGACCGAACGCGCCGGCCTGGGCAAGCACGCCTTCAACGACTGGCGCTGGCAGGCTGACGGGTCGCCGAACCCCGCGTTCGCCTTCAACCAGCCGCAGAACAGCGGCCGGCAGATCCTGCTGGCCGGTCGCAACTTCGGCTGCGGTTCCTCGCGCGAGCACGCACCGTGGGCGCTGACCGATCTGGGCCTGCGCGCCATCGTCAGCAGCGAGATCGCCGACATCTTCCGCAACAACAGCCTGAAGAACGGGCTGGTGCCGGTGGTGTTGCCGGAAGCCACCGTGCAGGCGCTGATGCAGCGGCCGGATGATGAACTGGTCGTTGATATCGCCGCGAAGGAACTGCGCACGCCCGGCGGCGACATTTTCTCCTTCCCGCTCGACGCCTTCGCGCAGACCTGCCTGCTGCAGGGCGTCGACGAACTGGGCTACCTGCTGGCCCGTCACCCCGACATCGAACACTACGAGGCCACCCGCCATGCACGCTGA